In Etheostoma spectabile isolate EspeVRDwgs_2016 chromosome 20, UIUC_Espe_1.0, whole genome shotgun sequence, the following are encoded in one genomic region:
- the LOC116670136 gene encoding cysteine-rich protein 1, which yields MPKCPKCQKEVYFAEKVTSLGKDWHRPCLKCEKCSKTLSAGSHAEHDGKPYCHKPCYSALFGPTGFGRGGTESHTYK from the exons ATGCCAAAGTGTCCAAAGTGCCAGAAGGAAGTTTACTTCG CCGAGAAAGTGACATCACTGGGCAAGGACTGGCACAGGCCCTGTCTGAAGTGTGAGAAGTGCAGCAAGACGCTGTCAGCGGGCTCGCATGCTGAG CATGATGGCAAGCCATATTGTCACAAGCCCTGCTACAGTGCACTCTTTGGACCTACAG gaTTTGGACGTGGTGGAACCGAAAGTCACACATATAAATAG